The following coding sequences lie in one Montipora foliosa isolate CH-2021 chromosome 11, ASM3666993v2, whole genome shotgun sequence genomic window:
- the LOC137976492 gene encoding derlin-2-like produces the protein MAYQTFQQEYLQMPVVTRTYATACVVTTLAVQLELITPFQLYFNPELIFSRYQFWRLITNFLFFGTIGFNFFFNMIFTYRYCRMLEEGSFRGRTADFVFMFLFGGTVMTIVASFVSLVFLGQAFTIMLVYIWSRRNPYVRMNFFGLLTFKAPFLPWVLFGFSLVLGNSVTVDVIGIAVGHVYYFLEDVFPEQHGGFRILKTPGILKAIFDAPPEDPNYQPLPEEDRPGGFNWGEGQRVGAEQDHED, from the exons ATGGCGTACCAAACATTTCAACAAGAATATCTGCAAATGCCGGTTGTTACTCGGACTTATGCGACTGCTTGTGTAGTTACAACTCTTGCAGTG CAGCTCGAATTGATAACGCCTTTCCAGCTTTATTTTAATCCTGAGCTTATATTTTCAAGATATCAG ttttggAGACTGATCACaaacttccttttttttggGACCATTGGGTTCAACTTCTTCTTTAACATGATTTTTAC ATATCGCTATTGTCGGATGCTAGAGGAAGGTTCATTTAGGGGACGCACAGCTgattttgtatttatgtttctGTTTGGTGGGACTGTCATGACT ATTGTTGCATCGTTTGTTAGTTTGGTGTTCCTTGGCCAGGCATTCACCATTATGTTGGTGTACATCTGGAGCCGCAGGAATCCATATGTTCGGATGAACTTCTTTGGTTTATTAACATTTAAGGCACCCTTCCTACCTTGGGTGCTGTTTGGTTTCTCGCTCGTGCTGGGAAATTCAGTCACAGTTGATGTTAtag GTATTGCTGTGGGACATGTGTATTATTTTCTGGAAGACGTTTTTCCTGAACAACATGGTGGCTTCAGAATACTCAAGACACCAGGAATTCT AAAAGCCATATTTGATGCACCTCCAGAGGATCCAAACTATCAGCCCCTTCCAGAAGAGGATAGGCCTGGAGGATTCAACTGGGGTGAAGGGCAAAGAGTGGGTGCTGAACAAGATCACGAGGACTGA
- the LOC137976568 gene encoding uncharacterized protein, giving the protein MTDMSHCSNARTGLLKDHVNMVVPSKLLINPNPLTFMCQFEKQELTALKRDIQEDSLSNSDSIAKKLKEDSKISFKFEGNTKQFYFNSGLAKKVQSASTALGKRKFEVVRGYLEELDSDIKKRNKLIRLADKSAAGWDLVNEYLSDELASGSEDEKRIRRAEQRALRKRKDRQQQKVKSSVKQSQPSATTTSFAGQPHFNFRSSSRSFTPSGKAKPGDICFACGQQGHWKSQCRANSQFRSSSSGQSNSGFPSNVGDFVSGILQSCFQHVEHTRLKGLIQGLPAVLLKSKAGGASAAADAQVSDRLFKRHGRWKSDKAKDDYIKDNIRSLLSVSLSLGI; this is encoded by the exons ATGACTGATATGTCTCATTGCTCCAATGCCCGCACCGGCCTTCTTAAAGATCATGTCAATATGGTTGTCCCAAGTAAGCTTCTCATCAATCCGAACCCCTTGACATTTATGTGTCAGTTTGAGAAACAG GAGTTGACCGCTTTGAAGCGTGATATCCAAGAAGATTCCTTAAGCAATAGTGATTCTATCGCTAAGAAGCTAAAAGAAGATTCCAAAATATCCTTCAAATTCGAAGGAAACACAAAGCAGTTCTATTTCAATTCGGGCCTCGCCAAGAAGGTTCAGTCGGCTTCAACCGCTCTcggtaaaaggaaatttgaagtcGTTCGAGGTTACCTGGAAGAATTAGACTCTGATATTAAGAAACGCAACAAACTTATCAGATTGGCCGATAAGTCCGCTGCTGGCTGGGATTTGGTCAACGAATATTTATCGGATGAATTGGCTAGCGGTTCAGAGGACGAAAAGCGCATTCGACGTGCAGAGCAAAGAGCCCTTCGCAAACGAAAAGATCGTCAACAACAGAAAGTAAAGTCCTCAGTCAAGCAGAGTCAGCCATCTGCCACCACCACTTCGTTTGCTGgtcaacctcatttcaacttcaGGTCCTCTTCTCGCTCCTTTACACCTTCTGGTAAAGCAAAGCCTGGCGACATTTGTTTCGCGTGCGGTCAGCAAGGTCATTGGAAGTCCCAGTGCCGAGCTAACTCACAATTCAGGTCCTCAAGTTCTGGCCAGTCAAATTCTGGTTTCCCCTCAAACGTTGGAG ATTTTGTCAGTGGTATCTTACAGTCTTGTTTTCAGCATGTTGAACACACTCGCCTCAAGGGGTTGATACAAGGTCTCCCTGCAGTTCTTCTTAAAAGTAAAGCTGGAGGCGCCTCTGCTGCAGCAGATGCTCAGGTTTCTGATAGATTGTTCAAGAGACACGGTCGATGGAAATCAGATAAAGCCAAGGATGACTACATTAAGGATAATATTCGTTCTTTGTTGTCTGTTTCTCtgtcattgggtatttaa
- the LOC137976490 gene encoding post-GPI attachment to proteins factor 4-like produces the protein MTPRLKSLLPTCVYLAIFGTSFLGLFPLSFKNLRYSIYYRNPFHDLSAEMAFHLKQNDLRVASAQQFLSSLSQHNAALSFINPTADQQQADIDVMIITTNRVRPLQEKQYNPKFLTQVLWRFLLILNSAETRALPWKITLSVCNVDTKKNEEARNFSSFVHYFQRWSREPENLAELNIKEKEKQDYAFCLEQSLKSNPRYSLLVEDDAFPHPQLFYILYYLLEMRKTQRASHVLKPNTVFYKLYHPERLLGFWSLEPERFLQLLSFAVLCGSCVAFVKDQVMSFIGQRRQFNLCAWLWIVVYFLLLAITVSRQHLIELRYISRTLFTVSPAPSCCTPGMLFMADRAQHWLHYMQTHTCQQNYAKDFMLDDYIHENNLEGLIVEPNLFVHIGFVSSLSQKLLNPSLLYYPEWFELF, from the coding sequence ATGACGCCACGGCTAAAATCACTTTTACCTACTTGTGTCTATTTGGCGATATTTGGTACTTCATTTCTTGGCCTTTTCCCTTTGAGTTTCAAAAACCTGAGGTATTCAATTTACTATCGCAATCCCTTCCACGACCTCTCAGCAGAAATGGCTTTTCACTTAAAACAGAATGACTTGCGAGTTGCTTCTGCACAACAATTTTTGAGTTCGCTATCACAACACAACGCGGCACTGAGCTTTATTAACCCTACAGCAGACCAACAACAGGCAGACATCGATGTTATGATAATTACAACAAATCGTGTTCGCCCtctacaagaaaaacaatataATCCGAAGTTTCTGACCCAAGTTCTGTGGCGGTTTCTTCTCATTCTAAACAGCGCCGAAACAAGAGCATTGCCTTGGAAAATCACCTTGTCAGTCTGCAATGTTGACACCAAGAAAAATGAGGAAGCTCGTAATTTTTCTTCCTTTGTGCATTATTTTCAGCGTTGGTCGAGAGAACCAGAAAATCTCGCGGAGTTGAacatcaaagaaaaagaaaagcaagattatGCATTTTGCTTGGAGCAGAGCCTTAAGTCCAACCCAAGATATTCTTTATTAGTTGAAGATGATGCTTTCCCTCACCCACAGTTGTTTTATATTCTGTATTATCTCCTTGAGATGAGAAAAACCCAAAGGGCTTCCCATGTCTTAAAACCCAATACTGTGTTTTACAAACTGTATCACCCAGAAAGACTGCTTGGGTTTTGGAGTTTGGAACCAGAGAGATTTCTTCAGTTGCTTAGTTTCGCTGTTCTCTGTGGTAGTTGTGTTGCATTTGTTAAAGACCAAGTCATGTCATTCATTGGACAAAGAAGGCAATTTAATTTGTGTGCCTGGTTGTGGATCGTTGTGTACTTTCTTCTACTGGCCATCACAGTCAGTAGGCAACATTTGATTGAGCTGCGATATATTTCCAGGACCTTATTCACAGTCAGTCCTGCACCGTCTTGTTGTACCCCAGGAATGCTATTCATGGCTGACAGGGCTCAACATTGGTTGCATTACATGCAAACACATACTTGTCAACAGAATTATGCCAAGGATTTTATGCTGGATGATTACATACATGAAAACAACCTGGAAGGTTTAATTGTAGAACCTAATTTGTTTGTACACATTGGATTTGTTTCAAGTTTGAGTCAGAAACTTTTGAATCCTTCTCTTCTGTACTACCCAGAATGGTTTGAACTGTTTTAG
- the LOC137976493 gene encoding mitochondrial import inner membrane translocase subunit Tim22-like — protein MADHFEAEKGEDLPFPNQQMPLSSIIPAVQEARRHRPPFVPSVGLPNVIRTPQELMVERVMENCAFKSILAGVVGYGLGAVFGLFTAGMDSSMPNPMTGVADQSAKAILRDMKSRAVSYGKNFGIVGFMFSGTECLVESFRGKSDWKNGTLSGGITGGILGLRAGGKAAVMGALGFAAFSTVIDYYLR, from the exons atggcggacCACTTTGAAGCAGAGAAGGGAGAAGACCTTCCGTTTCCTAACCAGCAAATGCCCCTTAGTTCCATCATTCCAGCTGTCCAAGAGGCGAGAAGACACAGACCTCCGTTTGTCCCTTCAGTTGGACTTCCCAACGTGATCAGAACGCCGCAGGAACTTATGGTGGAAAGAGTGATGGAGAATTGCGCTTTCAAGTCTATTTTGGCCGGAGTTGTAG GATATGGCCTCGGTGCTGTTTTTGGCTTGTTCACAGCAGGAATGGATTCTTCCATGCCTAACCCCATGACTGGTGTCGCTGATCAGTCCGCAAAAGCCATACTTAGGGACATGAAGTCACGTGCAGTTTCGTATGGGAAGAATTTTGGCATTGTTGGTTTCATGTTTTCTGGAACTGAATGCCTTGTTGAATCT TTTCGTGGAAAGAGTGATTGGAAAAATGGCACGCTCTCAGGTGGCATAACAGGAGGAATCCTTGGTCTCAGAG CTGGTGGGAAAGCGGCAGTCATGGGGGCACTTGGATTTGCAGCATTTTCAACTGTCATTGATTACTACCTGAGGTGA